In Caballeronia insecticola, one DNA window encodes the following:
- the tsaD gene encoding tRNA (adenosine(37)-N6)-threonylcarbamoyltransferase complex transferase subunit TsaD, with protein sequence MLVLGIESSCDETGLALYDTGRGLLAHALHSQIAMHRDYGGVVPELASRDHIRRALPLLEEVLAKSGAERGDIDAIAFTQGPGLAGALLVGASIANALAMAWDKPTVGIHHLEGHLLSPLLVDEPPPFPFVALLVSGGHTQLMRVSDVGVYETLGETLDDAAGEAFDKTAKLLGLGYPGGPEVSRLAEFGTPGAVALPRPMLHSGDLDFSFSGLKTAVLTQSRKLGNNVCEQAKADLARGFVDAAVDVLVAKSLAALKKTGLKRLVVAGGVGANRQLREALSAAAKKRRFDVHYPDLSLCTDNGAMIALAGALRLSRWPEQAVRDYAFTVKPRWDLTSLARA encoded by the coding sequence ATGCTCGTTCTCGGCATCGAAAGCTCCTGCGACGAAACCGGCCTCGCCCTGTATGACACCGGGCGCGGCCTGCTTGCGCACGCCCTCCACTCGCAGATCGCGATGCATCGCGATTACGGCGGCGTCGTGCCGGAACTGGCTTCGCGCGATCACATCCGGCGCGCGCTGCCGCTGCTGGAAGAGGTGCTGGCGAAGTCCGGCGCCGAGCGCGGCGACATCGACGCCATCGCGTTCACGCAAGGCCCGGGGCTCGCGGGCGCGCTGCTGGTGGGCGCGAGCATCGCCAATGCGCTGGCAATGGCATGGGACAAACCGACCGTCGGCATCCATCATCTCGAAGGGCATTTGCTGTCGCCGCTTCTCGTCGATGAACCGCCGCCCTTTCCGTTCGTCGCGCTGCTCGTGTCCGGCGGACACACGCAACTGATGCGCGTGAGCGATGTCGGCGTCTACGAAACCCTCGGTGAAACGCTCGACGACGCCGCCGGCGAAGCCTTCGACAAAACCGCGAAGCTGCTTGGCCTGGGCTATCCTGGCGGACCGGAAGTGTCGCGGCTCGCGGAGTTCGGCACGCCGGGCGCGGTCGCGCTGCCGCGTCCGATGCTCCATTCCGGCGACCTCGATTTCAGTTTCAGCGGCTTGAAGACGGCCGTGCTCACCCAGAGCCGCAAGCTCGGCAACAACGTATGCGAGCAGGCGAAGGCCGATCTCGCGCGCGGTTTCGTCGATGCCGCCGTGGATGTGCTCGTCGCCAAATCGCTTGCCGCGCTGAAAAAGACGGGCCTGAAACGCCTCGTCGTGGCGGGCGGCGTGGGCGCGAACCGGCAGTTGCGCGAGGCGCTGTCGGCGGCGGCGAAAAAGCGCCGCTTCGATGTCCACTATCCCGATCTGTCGCTGTGCACCGACAACGGCGCGATGATCGCGCTCGCCGGTGCGCTGCGTCTGTCGCGCTGGCCGGAGCAGGCAGTGCGCGATTACGCGTTCACCGTGAAGCCGCGCTGGGATCTCACTTCGCTGGCGCGCGCCTGA
- a CDS encoding glutathione S-transferase family protein: MILIGQYDSPFVRRVAIALNLYGMAYEHRPWSVFGDADKIAPFNPLIRVPTLVLDSGDVLIESALILDHLDEQAGDARAMIASSGPERRQALKVCALATGLADKAVALVYERVLHKERSQTWVSRCTGQVERVLDALEADRAARPTPYWFGDSIGHADIAVGCALRFAREAHPEMFSATRWPALIGHSDHCETLPVFKSIVQPFNPPK; the protein is encoded by the coding sequence GGCGCGTGGCCATCGCGCTGAATCTTTACGGCATGGCGTATGAGCATCGTCCGTGGTCGGTGTTCGGCGACGCCGACAAGATCGCGCCGTTCAATCCGCTGATCCGCGTGCCGACGCTCGTGCTCGATTCCGGCGACGTGTTGATCGAAAGCGCGCTGATCCTCGATCATCTCGACGAACAGGCGGGCGACGCGCGCGCGATGATCGCATCGAGCGGGCCGGAACGCCGTCAGGCTTTGAAGGTCTGCGCGCTCGCGACCGGCCTCGCCGACAAGGCCGTCGCGCTGGTCTACGAACGCGTGCTGCACAAGGAAAGGTCGCAGACTTGGGTGTCACGCTGCACGGGTCAGGTGGAACGCGTGCTGGACGCGCTCGAAGCCGACCGCGCCGCGCGCCCGACGCCGTATTGGTTCGGCGATTCAATCGGTCACGCGGATATCGCCGTGGGCTGCGCGCTGCGTTTCGCGCGCGAGGCGCATCCGGAGATGTTCAGTGCGACGCGCTGGCCGGCGCTCATCGGCCATAGCGATCACTGCGAGACGCTGCCGGTCTTCAAGTCGATCGTGCAGCCGTTCAATCCGCCGAAATAG